The sequence GCGGCCAAAGGCGGGCATAGCGAGGCCTCGGAAACCCTGAAAACGCTTCAGGAAGGGGCCACGGCCGCTAAATAGGACCTTGCAGTCCTGATCGGAAAATCAAAGACCGCCCTGCCGTTTCGGCTGGGCGGTCTTTTTTTGTCCCGATGGGAGATTGTGGGCCTTTCTTTTGCCGTGCGGGTTCGAGGCGGCCGTCTCAGGCTCCCGGTGCGACCCTCAGCAGGTTTCTGCCGACCCAGCGCTTGGCGAACTGAAAGGCGGTGCGTCCGCAGCGCTTGCTCTTGCGGTGCGACCAGGCGATGGCGGCCTGCTCGGTCTCCCGGGTCCATTCGAGAACGGCGTTGTTCTTGCGGGCCAGGTTTTCGATGCAGCGGCGCACCACGCACAGGTACTGCTCCTGGGAGAAGACGTGAAAGGGGACCCAGAGACCGAAGCGGTCGGAGAGGGAGATTTTCTCCTCGACCCCCTCGCCGTGGTGGACCTCGTTGTTGACCAGCTTGGCGCCGAGGTTGTCGGTGGGATACTCGGGGAGGAGATGGCGGCGGTTGGAGGTGACGTAGATAAGAACGTTCTCCGGGGCCGAGTAGACCGAGCCGTCAAGGGCGCTTTTGAGGACCTTGTAGCTCCTCTCCCCCGGCTCGAAGGAAAGGTCGTCGCAGAAGACGACGAATCGAAAGGGCTCCCCCGCGATGTGGCTGAAAATGTCCGGCAGGGAGGGCAGGTCGTCCTTGTCCAGCTGGATGACCCGCAGCCCCTGCGGTGCATAGGTGTTGAGCAGGGCCCGGATCAGGGAGCTCTTGCCGGTGCCGCGCGAGCCCCACAGCAGGGTGTTGTTGGCCGGAAACCCCCGAAGGAACTGCAGGGTGTTCTCCTCGACGATGCGTTTCTGCTCGTCGATGCCGAGCAGGTCGTCGAGGCGGATCGGGTCGAGGGCCGGGGCGGGTTCCAGGTAGCCGGCGAGGGAGAGGCGGCGCCAGTTGGCAGCGTAGCAGCCGGCCCAGTCAATCTTCGGGACCGGCCGGGGCAGGATCTGTTCGACCGAGGCCAGGACCCTGCGCAGCTGTTCGATCAGATCGGCATCCAGGTTCATGGGGCCTCCACAAAAGGTGGTTTCCCGGGCCGAAGGCGCGGGGCGGGAAGGGACCCTGTCGCCCGGATGGCTCGGGGAAGGGATGGGAAAAAGACCTGGAAAGGCCATGATACGAAGAGTCGGGGGGGGAATTCAAGGGTCAAGTCGGGCCGGGCGAACCCCGGCGAGCCGACCCTTGGCCGCCGAGCTTGAAATCGGGGACTCCCGGGTATACTTGAGAAGGTCGGGCTGGACTCGGCCGGATTCCAACCCGCGAACCTGGCATGTCGAGACGCAAAGGAGATGGCCATGGGAGAGAAGGGGTTTTCACCGCGGACGGAAAATGCATGCACCGCGCCGGCAGGGCACCGGGATCACATGTGCCTGTTGATGGAAAAGGGGCTGACGGAAGAGGTCGCCCTCCGATCGACCCGCCCTGCATACGCCTGCGGAAACTGCGGGGCTCTGGCCAACGAAAGGGAGGACCTCTGCAATCCCGCTCCCCTTTAGGGGGGGGCGCTCAGCGCTCGGTTGGTGGTCCGTGGTTTTCCTCTTCCGATCCGGCAACGTTGGACTTGACAGCCGGGGTGGGTAGTATATTCTTGCCACTTAATGAGAGGCTGCCCTTTCGGCAACCGGGAAAACATCCAGCCAGGAGGTAGATCATGGATTTCAGTGCCATCATTCCCAAACTTCAGGAGTGGGCGGCTTTCTACGGGCTGAAGATCGTCGCTGCCCTGGCCATCTTCATCATCGGGCGCTTGGTGGCCAAGGCCCTGCGCGGCACGGTCAAGCGCATGATGACTCGCAGCAAGGTCGACGAGACCCTGATCTCCTTCGTCGCCAGCCTGACCTACGCCGCCCTGATCACCATCGTCGTTATCGCCGCCCTCAACCAGCTCGGTATCCAGACCACGTCTTTCATTGCCATTATCGGCGCCGCCGGCCTGGCGGTCGGTCTGGCCCTGCAGGGTTCTCTGGCCAACTTCGCCGCCGGGGTCCTGATGATCATCTTCCGGCCCTTCAAGGCGGGCGACTACATCGAGGGCGGGGGCGTGGCCGGGGTCGTCGAGGAAATCCAGATTTTCACCAGCCAGCTCAAGACCCCCGACAACAAGCTGATCATCGTTCCCAACGCCAAGATGATGGGCGACAACATCGTCAACTACTCGGCCAAGGAAACCCGCCGCGTCGACATGGTCTTCGGGGTGGGCTACGGCGACGACCTGGACAAGGCGCGCCTGGTCCTGCTGGAGGTGGTGGCGCAGGACGAGCGGGTTCTCAAGGATCCCGCCCCCCAGGTGGCGGTCTCCGAGCTGGCCGACAGCAGCGTCAACTTCGTCGTCCGGCCCTGGGCTAAGACCGCCGACTACTGGGGGGTCTACTTCGACTTGACCGAGGCCGTCAAGAAGCGCTTCGACGCCGAGGGCATCTCTATTCCTTTTCCCCAGCGCGATGTGCACCTCCATCAGTCCCAGGGCTAGGTTCCGCCCCTCCCCGGGGGAGTCCCGAACCTTCCAGCAAAGGCCTGCCCACCTCGGCAGGCCTTTTTTTGACCGTCCCATCCGCTGGGGGGCGGCTGACCTTTTTGGGCCCCGGCCTTCTTGCTTTGGCGAGGCCCCTCCCCTCCTGCTGTCCCTATTTCTGCTTCTTGATTGTGTTTTCAGGATGTTGCGACATTGGTCCGGTCCTTGCTCTCTGTGTCGGTTGTCTCTTGCAAGGATGTTCTATCCACAACCGGCATGAAATTGGAGGACCGAATGAAAAATCGTGTGTTCAAATCCCTCGCCTGGTCGCTGCTGCTGCTCGGCGCCTTGATCTTCGCCGCCTGCGGCGGCGGAACAAGCTCCGGGGACGCCCACTCGTCCGGCAGTTCTGTCGGCACCCTGCAGCTGGCCCTTACCGACGCGGTGGACCCCAGCTATCAGGAGCTTGTCATTTCCATTCAGGAGGTTCGCGGCGCTGCCGAGGGGAGCGAAGAACTGCCCCTGGCCGAGCTGCCGCTGATCGCCACGTTCGACCCGCCGCGGGCGATCAATGTTTTGGATCTTGCCTTCCAGCAGGAACTGCTCGGCGAGGCGGACATCCCCGCGGGCACCTACACTCAGGTGGTTATGGTCCTGGCCCAGAACGGCGACCCCGCCGCCCCCGCCAATTATCTGGTGATGCGGGACAACCCGGACGAGGAGATTCCTCTTGAGCTGGCCGCCGGCGAAGAGCCGGTCCTCCATGTGCCCGCCGGCTTCATCATCGCTCCCGGCCAGACCAGCACCATTGTGCTCGACTTCGATCCTGCCCGGGCGATCGTATTCGATGAAATTACGGGACAGGGAATCTTCAATCCCACCGGCATCCGGGTGGTCGAGGTGGCCGAGATGCTCCCCCTCTATGGCGGCATATCCGGACGGGTCGTCTATAGTCAGACCGATCCCGTTTCCGGCGCGCCCCTTGAGGCGATTGTGGAAGACGCGATCATCACGGTCGTGCCCGGCAGTGGCGAGAATCGCGTCGCCGCCACCGGTGTCAACCCCGACGACGGAACCTTCCGGGTCTTTCTCCCCGGCGGTTATTACGAGGTGCGCATCGAGGCTGAAGGGTTCGAGCCCTTCGACTCCGCTCCCCAGGTCTTTCTCGTGGAGGAGGGGGCCGAGACGTCCATGGTGACCGTCGAGCTGAATCCCGTCGCCCCTCCTGCCGACGATCCTGCCGACGATCCTGCCGACGATCCTGCCGACGATCCTGCTGACGATCCTGCTGACGATCCTGCTGACGATCCTGCTGACGATCCTGCTGACGATCCTGCTGACGATCCTGCTGACGATCCTGCTGACGATCCTGCCGACGATCCTGCCGACGATCCTGCCGACGATCCGGCTGACGATCCGGCCGACGATCCGGCCGACGATCCGGCCGACGATCCGGCCGACGATCCGGCTGACGATCCGGCCGATGATCCGGCCGATGATCCGGCCGATGATCCGGCTCTAGTGCAACTCCTTTTCACCGATACCCCCAACCTGGCCATCGAGGCGGGAACCCTGAGCGTTGGCCAGGTCGCCATGCACCGCACCGGAGGTCCCTGGGTCAACTTCCTTGATGAAAGGATGGAGCTGGACCTGCTGGAGATGGAAGAGGAACCGGCCCTGTTTGGCGAGTTTCACGTCCAACCTGGCAAGTACACGCAGATCCGCCTCCAGTCTATCGACGCCGAGGTGACCGTAAACGGCGTCACCTACGATGTCGAGGTGCCGAGCGGCGAGTTCAAGGTTAACTGCAACTTCCGGATCGACAGCGGTGGCCTCTGGGAGTTGGTCGTCAACCTCGGCGCTCAGAACTCCCTCAGGTACAACAAGGGCAAGGACCTCTACAAAATGAAGCCGGTGCTCGAGCTCGAGAGCGCTACCGACGTAGAAGAGGATCCAGCCCAGTAGCGGCGCAACGCATTGCCTTTGATATTATCTGATGCTTTTTCGATTCCTTCGGGCCCGCGACATCGCGGGCCCTTTTTTCCTGTCGGCCGCGGCCGGGCCTTTAATGTCGCCTCCCTGGAAGGCTTGGGTGGCTGCCTGGTTATCCCGGCGGGGTCTGCTTTGAGTAAGTCATCCTTTCGAAAGGTGGTTTTCGGTGCATAGGGGATTTCGCCTCTCCCGTTTCCCGACCAGTCCGTGCGCTCATGGGCTTCTTATTGTCCTGTGCGCGATTCTGGCCTATTCCAACACCTTCGAGGTCCCCTTCGTTTTCGATGACAACGCTTCCATTGTCGACAACACCGTCATTCGCGACCTGAAGCGTTTTTTGCTGGAGGGGGAGGGCTATCGGTTCAACCCCCGTCGCTTCGTCACCTACCTGACCCTGTCACTCAATTATCACCTCGGCGGGCTGAATGTCGTCGGCTATCATGTCTTCAACCTGGCGGGGCACCTCGGCAACGCCCTGCTGGTCTATATCTTCTGCCGCCTTTTACTGCGAACCTTCTCCGAAGCGCCGGGCGGCGCCTCTTTCGGTGCGGTCTCTGCTGTGCCCCTTGTGGCAGGGCTTATGTTTGCCCTTCATCCGGTCCAGACCCAGGCGGTCACTTATGTCATCCAGCGGGCGGCCTCTCTGGCGACTCTCTTCTACCTCGGCTCGGCGGTCCTCTATCTGAAGGCCCGGCTCTGCCAGGAGGCCGAGCGGTCAGCCGCGGCGGTGCTATTTTTCTTTTCCGCCTTTGCGGCAGCTTGCCTGGCGATGCATACGAAGGAGATCGCCTTCACCCTGCCCCTGTCGGTAGTCCTTATTGAGGTCGCTTTTTTCAGGCCGTCCCCCCGCCGCCGACTGTTTTGGATCGTGCCCCTGCTCTGCACCCTGGTTATTCTGCCCTTGGGGCTGGCGGGGGCGGATAAGCCCCTCGGTGACCTGTTGTCCGATGTCAGCGACATGGCCCGCGAGACCGAGGTTATCTCCCGGTGGGAGTACCTGCTGACCCAGTTCACGGTGGTGGCCCGTTATCTGAGGCTGATGCTTCTGCCCTGGGGGCAGAATTTCGACTACGACTGGCCGGTCTACCGCTCTGCCGGCGAGTTTCCCGTTGTTCTGGCGGGCCTGCTTCTGGCAGCGGTTCTCATCCTGGCCCTCGGGTGTCTGCGTCTTTCACGCAGGGGGGGGCGCGGCGGAGAGGAGGCCGCCCTGTGCCGCCTGGCCGGTTTCGGTCTGCTGTGGTTCTTTCTTGCCCTCTCCGTCGAGTCGAGTCTGATCCCGATTAGCGACGTGATCTTCGAGCACCGGCTCTACCTGCCTTTTGTGGGTGGAGTCATTACCCTGTCGGCGGCGGGGACGGCCCTTGCCCGCCGCCTCCCGGGGCCCGCCCGCTCGGTGCTCCTGCTGGTTCTTGTCCTCGCCATGGCGGGCGCCACCTGGTCACGCAACAGGGTCTGGGAAAGTCCGGTTTCCCTGTGGAGCGACGTGGTTCTGAAATCTCCTGGAAAATCGAGGGCCCATGGCAACCTGGGAATCGCTTTCTACGAGGCGGGGCAGACCGGGGCGGCCATGGAGCAGTACCGCCACGCTCTCGCCCTCAACCCCGCAGACCACCGCACGCGCAACAACCTGGCCAACGCATACGAGCAGAGAGGGGAGGCCGATAAGGCGGTGGATCTTTACCGAGAGGCCTTGCGGCTCGATCCGGACAATGCCGAAATTCTCGGCAATCTCGGCACCCTTTACGAAAAGATGGGCCAGGTCGATGCCGCCGTCAAGGCCCTGGAGGCCTCGGTGCAGATCAAACCCGATTCCGACCGGGCCCGCTACAACCTGGCCCGGGCCTACGGGCGCAAGGGGTGGGTCGAAAAGGCCGCTGCGGAATACCGGACGGCTCTCCGGCTCAATCCCATGGATGCCGACTCCTGCACCAATCTGGGCGTCATCCATGCCGGGAAGGGGGAGATCGATCGGGCCATCAAGCTTTTCCGCAGAGCTCTCGAGACAGCCCCGGGCAACGTCGACATCCATTTTAACCTCGGTATGGCCTACGAGAAAAAGGGGCGGAAGAATCGTGCGATTCAGGCCTTCGAGGGAGCCCTGGCCGCCGACCCGGGGAAGTCGGAGGCTCGTTTTCGCCTGGCCCGACTCTGCCTCGCTACGGGGGACGCCGAGAAGGCTGCAGCTCATTTCAAAAGTCTTCTGCAGGGCCACCCCGCCAGCGCACTGGCCCATGCGGGGCTCGGTGCCGCCGTTCTGCAAAAGGGGCACACGGCCGAGGCCATCGAATATCTGCAAAGAGCCCTCGAACTGAATCCGGAGAGCGCCTTTGCCCGGAAGACTCTCACCCGGGCCAGGCGTTTGCTGGCCTTCGGACCTTAGGGACACGGCGCTGTCCTTTCCCCCGCGGCCCTTTGCGGTTGACAGGTCGCCTGCAAAAGCGGTAATTAAGGAAAGCTCCGCTTAATCCGGGGGGTGATGATGCGCCGAGGGGGACCGACTTGCGCTTTTGAAGACAGAGACACAAAGTCGCCTTTTGCAGTGCTGAGCTGGAGGGCGGTTTTTTGTTGGCGGGCCGTCCCGCCCGCCTGAAAAGGGTTTTTCTTTGATCGATGATTTCCGGCAGATGAGGGGAGTGCGCTTTCTGGTCGCCGCGGCGGCCTTCGTGGTGGTGGTGGCGGGGATGCGCGCCGCCGAATCTCTTCTGATCCCCTTTCTTCTGGCGATCTTCCTGGCGGTCATCGGCGCCCCGCCGGTCTTCTGGCTGCAGCGCAAGGGGTGTCCCAAGGGCCTCGCCGTGCTTCTGGTGGTCTTCGCCCTGCTCGGGCTGGAACTCGGCATGGCGGCCCTCGTCGGCACCTCCCTCAACAGCTTCTCTCAATCCCTCCCTTTTTACCAGGAACGCCTGCAGGAAGAGGCCGCTGCGGTCCTTGGGCTGCTCGACCGTTTCGGCCTTCCCATGCCCGACCGCTCCCTGGTCCAGTACATCGACCCCGGAGCGGCCATGCGCCTTGTGACCCGGATCCTTTCGGGCCTTGGCGGGGTCCTCACCAACACCTTCCTGATCATTCTCACAGTGGTCTTCATCCTGCTGGAGGCTTCGAGTTTCCCCGGCAAGCTGCGCGCCGCCTTTTCCGACGTGGAGGAGACCTTCGGCTTTTTCGACAAGTTCGTCACGGGCCTCAACCGCTACACGGTCATCAAGACCCTGGTGAGCCTCGCCACGGGGGCCGTGGTGGCCGCCTGGCTGGCGGTGCTCGGGGTCGACTTCCCGTTGCTGTGGGGCATGTTCGCCTTCCTTTTCAACTACGTGCCCAACATCGGCTCGATCATCTCCGCGGTGCCCCCCGTCCTGCTCGCTTTCATCCAGTTCGGGCCCGGCCGCGCTTTGCTGGTCGCGGCAGGCTTCGTGGCGGTCAACATGGTCTTCGGCAATCTTGTCGAGCCCCGCTACATGGGGCGTCGTCTGGGGCTGTCGACTCTGGTGGTCTTCATCTCCCTGGTCTTCTGGGGCTGGGTGCTCGGCCCGGTGGGGATGCTCCTTTCGGTTCCCCTGACCATGACCCTGAAGATCGCCCTGGAGAGCAGCGACGAGATGCGCTGGCTGGCGGTGCTGCTCGGCCCCGAGTCCGCCGGTGAGAACACCGCGGAGTCCCGAACGGCTTGACCTGCGCCGTTCGGATACCTTTTCGATCGATTGCAGGCCCGCGCCGGCTGGTATCCCGGTGCGCGGCGCATTGAATCTATTGCAGACAAAGGAGCGGAGCATGAAACGGTTGGTCCTGCTGGTTGGTTTGGTTCTGGTTATGGCCCTTGCCGGTTGCGGAGGGGGAGGCGGCGACGGCGGCCTGTTCGACGACGACGGCCTGTTCGATGGAAACGACGGCGGGGGGGGCGACGACGGAGGGACCGCCCAGCCCCTCAAGGAGTGGACCTACATGGTCTACATGGGCGCCGACAACAACCTCTCCACGGCGGGTCTCATCGACCTCAACGAGATGGAGACCGTCGGTTCGGACGACAAGGTCAACATCGTTCTGCAGGCCGAGTTCAGCACAAAGTTCACCCCCTTCGACGACTTTGGCCTCTCCTACGGGGGCAAGACCCTGCGCTTCCTTGTGAAGAACGACAACGACCCGAACAACATCGACCTGGCCGCCGGGACTTCCATCGGCAACGTCAACATGGGATCGCCGGACACCCTGCGCGATTTCATCCAGTGGGCGGCCGAGACCTACCCCGCCAAGCGCTACGCCCTGGCGATTTGGGACCACGGCGCCGGCTGGAAGGTCTCCCCGCTGACCAAGGGGGCGGTGGAGGACGAGACCAACGGCGGCTGGATGACCCTGCCGGACCTGGCGAAAGGGGTCGCAGACTCGGGCGTGGATCTCGACCTGATCAACTTCGACGCCTGCCTGATGGGGATGTACGAGGTCGCCTACGAGTTCCGGGGGCTGACCGACTACCTGGTCTTCTCGGAGGAGACCGAGCCCGGCGACGGCGACCCCTACGACACCATCCTCGCCGCCCTGAGGAACAAGCCGGCCATGGGCGCCGAGGAACTGGCGGGGACCATCGTCGACAAGTACTTCACTTACTACNCACTTACTACAAGAATTCGGAGCGCCAGGAGGCGGTCACCAAGTCGGCGGTCGCCTTGGACGGAATCGACGCCCTTCACGGGGCGGTGGGCCGGCTCTCTGACGCCCTGGTCGGCAACTTCGCCGCGGTCAGCGCGGCGGTGGCCAGCGCCCAGAGCAACAGCCAGAACTACTATTACCCGACCAACTACGATCTGTACGACTTCTGTGACTCCCTCGCCTCCCAGCTTCCGGCCGGCGCGGTGCGCAACGCCGCCCTCGAGGTGATGGGCCTGCTGGAGGACGCCTCCTTCGTGGTGGCCAACAAGAGCCTCGGCGGGTCGGTCTCCGGCTCCAAAGGCCTTGCGATCTTTGCCCCCATGGCCAACCAGATCTCCGGCGACGACGTGGTCGACGAGCTGCGCGAGTACGCCAAGCTGGCCTGCAACCGGGACAAGGCGGCGGGTTGGTACGACGCCGTCGAGGCGATGATGGCCGGCCAGACCCAGGACGTGGTGCCGGGCGGCTTCTCCTTCTATATCGAGTGGGACTCGGACGCCGACCTCGACCTCTACGTCTGGGAGCCCCAGGAACTGTACGCGCCGTGGATGGGCCAGACCACCCCCAACGGCTTCTTCTCGGGCGATTCGGCCAACACCGGGCTTTCCGAGGAGTACTATTCCGCCAACGACTACGTGCAGCCCGGCGATTACGATGTTATCATCAACTACCATCAGGACGGGCTCTTCTCGAACTCCGCCAACGTCACCTTCTGGTACTACGAGCCCCAGAGCAGTTCCGACTGGCAGTCGGCCGGGCCCTTTCAGCTCGATCTGAATCAGGAACTGGGGAATTTCGACAATATCACCGACCTCGAGCAGCTCAACGACTACAGCGACTGGTGGTATCCCGGCAACCTGAGCCGGGCCGCCGCCGTTGCCCGGCCGGTGCGGATCAACGCCGGCGACCGCGCGATTACCCTGCGCTTCCAGCAGAAAAAGTCCGCGCCGAGCCTGGACCATATCAGGAGGTAGCCCATGCGAAACTGGAGAAAAAAGGCGATTCTGCTCGCGGCCCTGCTGTTGCTTCTTCCCCTCTGGGCCTGCGTGCAGTCCCAGGGGATGGGCGTCTCGAGCCAGGCCGGGCCGAGCGTCGCGGAGCTGCGCGGCGCCCCGGCTTCCTATGTCGGCCAGACGGTGCTCGTCAGCGGCCTGTTCAAGGGGTGGAAGGGGGCCTGCCTGTCGACGCCGCCCGTCTCCCGCAGCGACTGGATGCTCGAGGATGGCACCGGCTGCATTTATGTGCACGCGCCGCTTCCGGCGGGCTCCGACCCCCTGAAGCCGCAGGGCGAGGCGGTGAGTTTGAGGGCGGTGGTCCGGCAGGACCGCAGGGGCGCCCCCTACCTCGAAGGGGTTGAGCCCTAGGCGGCACGGGTGACGGGCATGAGGCGGGTATTTTTTGTTGTCTTTCTCCTGGCGATGCTGCTGGCGGCCGGCTGCGCCGAGCCGCAGCTGCGTACCATGGAGGTGACGGGGTACTGCAACTGCGGAGACTGCTGCGGCTGGGAGCGGGGGAGCTGGAAGTACCTCAAACTCGATTTCTGGAACCGCTACGTCCTGACCGGCAGGAACGCGGGAAAGGCCTACTCGGGCCTGACCGCCATGGGGACCAGGCCCCGCGAGCCGGTCCCCGGTCTTTTCTCCGGCGACAGCCTGCGCCGGCCCTGGATGGTCCCCTTTCGTCTTGTCCTGCCCTGGCTGTGGCTGTCCCGGGACGGCACCATCGCCGCCGACACCAAGTTCCTGCCTTTCGGGACCCGCCTCTACATACCGGGCTACGGCTACGGCATGGTGGAAGACCGCGGCTCGGCCATCAAGGGACCCGTGCGCCTGGACGCCTACTTCGACTCCCACGGCGAGGCCCTCGAATGGGGCCGGCAAAAGGTCGAGGTGCAGGTGCTGAACTGAAACACCGACCGGCTCCCGACCGCCGGGAGCGGGTCTTCCGGATGACCTTCCGCGCGGGGCGGCGGCGAGTCGCCCCCAATCAAAAACCAGAACCTTCGGATAGGACAGATCATGGACGAGGACGACAAGGACGTCACCGAGAGCGCCGGCGAGGAGAGCTTCGCCGAACTGCTGGAAGGGGAGATGGCCGGGGCGGTGAACCTGGAGCCGGGGCAGAAGGTGGACGCCGCGGTGGTCAAGATAACCGCCGACTGGGTCTTCCTCGACATCGGCCAGAAGGCCGAGGGGGTCCTGGACCGCAAGGAACTCCTTGACGACGAGGGCAACCTGACGGTGGAGGAGGGGCAAACCCTCTCCGCCTACTTCCTGTCCCGGTCCGGGGGCGAGCTGCGCTTCACAACCCGGATCGGTTCGGGCAAGGCCGGAAAGGCGCAGATGGAGGAGGCCTGGCGCAGCGGCATTCCCGTGGAGGGCTTCGTGGAGAAGGAGATCAAGGGGGGCTACGAGGTCCGCCTGGCCGGCAGCCTGCGCGCCTTCTGCCCTTATTCCCAGATGGCCCTGCGCGGCGGCGCCCCGGAGCAGTTCCTCGAGAAAAACCTCCCCTTCCGCGTTGCCCAGTTCAGTGAGGGGGGGCGCAACATCGTCCTTTCCCACCGGGCCCTGCTCGAGGAGGAGAGGCGCAAGCAGAGGGAGGAGTTGCAGAAAAGTCTGCGCGAGGGGATGACGGTCCGCGGGACGATCACCTCGCTTCGCGATTTCGGCGCCTTTGTCGACATCGGCGGGGTCGAGGGCCTGCTCCCGATTTCGGAGGTGGCCTGGGGGCGGGTGGAGGATATCGCCGAGGTGCTCTCCGTGGGGCAGGAACTGGAGGTGGTGGTCAAGCAGGTCGACTGGGAGAGCAACCGCTTCGGTTTCAGCCTGCGGGAGGCACAGGCCGACCCCTGGCAGCGGGTCCCTGACAGGTACCCGGAGGGCTCGCGCCATGCCGGCAAGGTGGCGCGGCTGACCACCTTCGGCGCCTTCGTCACCCTGGAGCCCGGGGTCGACGGCCTGGTCCATATTTCCAAGCTCGGCGGCGGCAAGCGCATCTCCCACCCCCGGGAGGTCCTCTCGGAGGGGCAGTCCCTGGAGGTGAGGGTCGAGTCGGTCGACACCGAGCAGCGTCGCCTTTCCCTGGCTCCCGCCGGGGAGGAGGCCGGCCGGGAAGCCGCGGAGTTGCCCGCTTCCCTGCAGGAGGCCCCCTCCCTTGGCACCTTCGGGGACCTGCTCAAGGCAAAGTTCGGCGGCAAGGGAGCCCGGAAAAAATAGCTGAAGGCCGCGCCCCTCTTCTCTGCCAGGAGACGGATGCGATGATTTTCAATATATGCTAAAATTGCGGAGCATGTTCCGGCTTTCCCCTCCCCGGACTCACAGCTCCAGGTAAAAGGGATTCTGTTCGATGGCATCATCACAACATGATGAAAAGAAACAGGGCGAGCTTGGCGACGCCGAGGACGAGCGCCTGAGGGGCGTCGCGTGCCTGTTCAGCCGGGAGGAACTGAAAAACTTCTTCTCCAGCTACCTCATTCTGATCGGGGTGGTGGAGGGGTTCATCTTTTTCTTCAGCTGGCT is a genomic window of Desulfuromonas sp. containing:
- the rpsA gene encoding 30S ribosomal protein S1, producing the protein MDEDDKDVTESAGEESFAELLEGEMAGAVNLEPGQKVDAAVVKITADWVFLDIGQKAEGVLDRKELLDDEGNLTVEEGQTLSAYFLSRSGGELRFTTRIGSGKAGKAQMEEAWRSGIPVEGFVEKEIKGGYEVRLAGSLRAFCPYSQMALRGGAPEQFLEKNLPFRVAQFSEGGRNIVLSHRALLEEERRKQREELQKSLREGMTVRGTITSLRDFGAFVDIGGVEGLLPISEVAWGRVEDIAEVLSVGQELEVVVKQVDWESNRFGFSLREAQADPWQRVPDRYPEGSRHAGKVARLTTFGAFVTLEPGVDGLVHISKLGGGKRISHPREVLSEGQSLEVRVESVDTEQRRLSLAPAGEEAGREAAELPASLQEAPSLGTFGDLLKAKFGGKGARKK